A single window of Diachasmimorpha longicaudata isolate KC_UGA_2023 chromosome 12, iyDiaLong2, whole genome shotgun sequence DNA harbors:
- the LOC135167989 gene encoding heterogeneous nuclear ribonucleoprotein R isoform X5: MDLKDPEVMQIILKAMAEGNGELKMEEKQSKEEMEYVERTEDFAKLIQYGLDEKVAAKLDEIYKTGKLAHVDLDERALDALREFPVEGALSVLTQFLESNLEHVSNKSAYLCGVMKTYRQKSRAGQGTGTSTTPKAPDEDKIKMILERTGYPLDVTTGQRKYGGPPPGWEGPTPGNGCEVFCGKIPKDMYEDELIPLFEKCGKIWDLRLMMDPMSGTNRGYAFITFTNREAAQQAVRELNDYEIRKGKKIGVTVSYNNHRLFVGNIPKNRDRDDLFEEFTKHAPGLTEVIIYSSPDDKKKNRGFCFLEYESHKAASLAKRRLSTGRIKVWGCDIIVDWADPQEEPDEQTMAKVRVLYVRNLTQDCSEEKLKECFEQFGKIDRVKKIKDYAFVHFEDRDCAVKAMRELNGKEIGGSHIEVALAKPPFDKKKKEDMLRARERRMMQMLQGRGGGSPSHPSMIGGPMPVRGSGSQGPRGTGAGMRPPMGRGDFTIKEIDYDYEYYGYGDYRGGYSDPYYDDYYRYEDYYFDYAPPPPPARGRGRQPQPAGRGRGLVARGRVVGGPQARGPVRGGRNPATSGARGAQRPAVRGGVRAKGSLPGKRKFDGGHQNQGESKRRFQSSWGNQPLAQQPLGNTYGLASVNGGGGGGGGGSGSGIVGSGVGFVDRTTGPTGSDEHEWYQDSYNSWS, encoded by the exons CTATGGCAGAGGGAAATGGGGAACTTAAAATGGAAGAAAAGCAGTCGAAGGAGGAGATGGAGTACGTCGAGAGAACTGAGGATTTTGCTAAGTTGATTCAGTATGGACTCGATGAAAAAGTGGCTGCTAAATtagatgaaatttataaaactgGAAAATTGGCTCACGTTGATTTGGATGAGAGAGCCCTCGATGCCCTTAGAGAATTTCCTGTTGAGGGGGCACTTAGTGTTCTTACTCAATTTTTGGAGTCTAATCTTGAGCATGTTTCTAATAAATCGGCGTATCTCTGTGGTGTCATGAAGACTTACAGACAAAAAAGCAGGGCAGGACAGGGCACAGGCACCAGTACAACGCCCAAAGCACCAGATGAAGACAAAATTAAG ATGATACTTGAGAGAACTGGATACCCACTGGACGTAACAACTGGACAACGAAAATACGGTGGACCACCCCCAGGTTGGGAGGGCCCCACACCAGGGAATGGTTGtgag GTGTTCTGTGGAAAAATTCCTAAAGACATGTATGAAGACGAGCTGATCCCACTATTCGAGAAATGCGGAAAAATCTGGGATTTGAGGCTCATGATGGACCCCATGTCTGGCACCAACCGGGGATACGCTTTCATAACATTTACCAATCGAGAAGCGGCGCAACAAGCAGTGAGAGAG CTGAATGATTATGAGATTCGGAAAGGCAAAAAGATTGGTGTTACCGTATCTTATAACAATCACCGCTTGTTTGTGGGAAATATTCCAAAGAATCGAGACCGAGATGACTTGTTCGAAGAGTTTACAAAGCACGCAC cCGGCCTGACCGAGGTGATTATCTACAGCTCGCCGGATGACAAAAAGAAGAACCGAGGATTCTGCTTTCTCGAGTATGAATCCCATAAAGCAGCATCATTGGCGAAAAGAAGACTCAGCACAGGTCGTATCAAGGTCTGGGGCTGTGATATCATAGTTGACTGGGCTGATCCCCAGGAGGAACCTGATGAACAGACAATGGCTAAA GTTCGAGTTCTCTATGTAAGAAATTTGACTCAAGATTGCTCGGAGGAGAAACTGAAGGAGTGCTTCGAGCAGTTCGGCAAAATCGATAGGGTGAAGAAGATCAAGGATTATGCATTTGTACATTTTGAAGACAGAGACTGTGCAGTCAAG GCAATGCGTGAACTTAACGGCAAGGAGATTGGGGGATCACATATAGAAGTGGCTCTTGCAAAGCCCCCCTTcgacaagaagaagaaagaaGACATGCTCAGGGCTAGGGAACGAAGAATGATGCAAATGCTGCAAGGACGTGGCGG GGGCTCTCCGTCACATCCCAGCATGATTGGCGGACCCATGCCGGTCCGTGGATCTGGTAGCCAAGGTCCACGTGGTACTGGAGCGGGAATGAGACCACCCATGGGCCGCGGGGATTTCA CCATCAAGGAAATAG ATTATGATTACGAGTATTACGGTTATGGGGATTATCGAGGTGGCTACAGTGATCCATATTATGATGACTATTATCGATACGAAGATTACTATTTCGATTATGCGCCGCCTCCGCCGCCTGCCAGAGGGAGAGGCAGGCAGCCTCAACCG GCTGGTCGTGGCCGTGGACTGGTGGCCCGTGGCCGAGTAGTCGGTGGCCCCCAAGCCCGTGGCCCAGTCAGGGGGGGACGCAACCCCGCAACATCAGGGGCCCGTGGGGCCCAGCGGCCAGCCGTTCGTGGGGGGGTCCGCGCCAAGGGAAGTTTACCAG GTAAGCGAAAATTTGACGGGGGTCACCAGAACCAGGGGGAATCTAAACGTCGCTTCCAGAGCAGCTGGGGAAACCAGCCCCTCGCCCAACAACCGCTGGGCAATACGTACGGATTAGCGAGTGTTAACGGtggcggtggtggtggtggtggtggcagTGGTAGCGGTATCGTTGGCAGTGGTGTTGGTTTTGTTGACAGAACAACTGGTCCAACTGGTAGCGATGAACACGAGTGGTATCAGGACTCGTACAACTCGTGGAGCTAA
- the LOC135167989 gene encoding heterogeneous nuclear ribonucleoprotein R isoform X4, producing the protein MDLKDPEVMQIILKAMAEGNGELKMEEKQSKEEMEYVERTEDFAKLIQYGLDEKVAAKLDEIYKTGKLAHVDLDERALDALREFPVEGALSVLTQFLESNLEHVSNKSAYLCGVMKTYRQKSRAGQGTGTSTTPKAPDEDKIKMILERTGYPLDVTTGQRKYGGPPPGWEGPTPGNGCEVFCGKIPKDMYEDELIPLFEKCGKIWDLRLMMDPMSGTNRGYAFITFTNREAAQQAVRELNDYEIRKGKKIGVTVSYNNHRLFVGNIPKNRDRDDLFEEFTKHAPGLTEVIIYSSPDDKKKNRGFCFLEYESHKAASLAKRRLSTGRIKVWGCDIIVDWADPQEEPDEQTMAKVRVLYVRNLTQDCSEEKLKECFEQFGKIDRVKKIKDYAFVHFEDRDCAVKAMRELNGKEIGGSHIEVALAKPPFDKKKKEDMLRARERRMMQMLQGRGGGSPSHPSMIGGPMPVRGSGSQGPRGTGAGMRPPMGRGDFTIKEIDYDYEYYGYGDYRGGYSDPYYDDYYRYEDYYFDYAPPPPPARGRGRQPQPAGRGRGLVARGRVVGGPQARGPVRGGRNPATSGARGAQRPAVRGGVRAKGSLPAGKRKFDGGHQNQGESKRRFQSSWGNQPLAQQPLGNTYGLASVNGGGGGGGGGSGSGIVGSGVGFVDRTTGPTGSDEHEWYQDSYNSWS; encoded by the exons CTATGGCAGAGGGAAATGGGGAACTTAAAATGGAAGAAAAGCAGTCGAAGGAGGAGATGGAGTACGTCGAGAGAACTGAGGATTTTGCTAAGTTGATTCAGTATGGACTCGATGAAAAAGTGGCTGCTAAATtagatgaaatttataaaactgGAAAATTGGCTCACGTTGATTTGGATGAGAGAGCCCTCGATGCCCTTAGAGAATTTCCTGTTGAGGGGGCACTTAGTGTTCTTACTCAATTTTTGGAGTCTAATCTTGAGCATGTTTCTAATAAATCGGCGTATCTCTGTGGTGTCATGAAGACTTACAGACAAAAAAGCAGGGCAGGACAGGGCACAGGCACCAGTACAACGCCCAAAGCACCAGATGAAGACAAAATTAAG ATGATACTTGAGAGAACTGGATACCCACTGGACGTAACAACTGGACAACGAAAATACGGTGGACCACCCCCAGGTTGGGAGGGCCCCACACCAGGGAATGGTTGtgag GTGTTCTGTGGAAAAATTCCTAAAGACATGTATGAAGACGAGCTGATCCCACTATTCGAGAAATGCGGAAAAATCTGGGATTTGAGGCTCATGATGGACCCCATGTCTGGCACCAACCGGGGATACGCTTTCATAACATTTACCAATCGAGAAGCGGCGCAACAAGCAGTGAGAGAG CTGAATGATTATGAGATTCGGAAAGGCAAAAAGATTGGTGTTACCGTATCTTATAACAATCACCGCTTGTTTGTGGGAAATATTCCAAAGAATCGAGACCGAGATGACTTGTTCGAAGAGTTTACAAAGCACGCAC cCGGCCTGACCGAGGTGATTATCTACAGCTCGCCGGATGACAAAAAGAAGAACCGAGGATTCTGCTTTCTCGAGTATGAATCCCATAAAGCAGCATCATTGGCGAAAAGAAGACTCAGCACAGGTCGTATCAAGGTCTGGGGCTGTGATATCATAGTTGACTGGGCTGATCCCCAGGAGGAACCTGATGAACAGACAATGGCTAAA GTTCGAGTTCTCTATGTAAGAAATTTGACTCAAGATTGCTCGGAGGAGAAACTGAAGGAGTGCTTCGAGCAGTTCGGCAAAATCGATAGGGTGAAGAAGATCAAGGATTATGCATTTGTACATTTTGAAGACAGAGACTGTGCAGTCAAG GCAATGCGTGAACTTAACGGCAAGGAGATTGGGGGATCACATATAGAAGTGGCTCTTGCAAAGCCCCCCTTcgacaagaagaagaaagaaGACATGCTCAGGGCTAGGGAACGAAGAATGATGCAAATGCTGCAAGGACGTGGCGG GGGCTCTCCGTCACATCCCAGCATGATTGGCGGACCCATGCCGGTCCGTGGATCTGGTAGCCAAGGTCCACGTGGTACTGGAGCGGGAATGAGACCACCCATGGGCCGCGGGGATTTCA CCATCAAGGAAATAG ATTATGATTACGAGTATTACGGTTATGGGGATTATCGAGGTGGCTACAGTGATCCATATTATGATGACTATTATCGATACGAAGATTACTATTTCGATTATGCGCCGCCTCCGCCGCCTGCCAGAGGGAGAGGCAGGCAGCCTCAACCG GCTGGTCGTGGCCGTGGACTGGTGGCCCGTGGCCGAGTAGTCGGTGGCCCCCAAGCCCGTGGCCCAGTCAGGGGGGGACGCAACCCCGCAACATCAGGGGCCCGTGGGGCCCAGCGGCCAGCCGTTCGTGGGGGGGTCCGCGCCAAGGGAAGTTTACCAG CAGGTAAGCGAAAATTTGACGGGGGTCACCAGAACCAGGGGGAATCTAAACGTCGCTTCCAGAGCAGCTGGGGAAACCAGCCCCTCGCCCAACAACCGCTGGGCAATACGTACGGATTAGCGAGTGTTAACGGtggcggtggtggtggtggtggtggcagTGGTAGCGGTATCGTTGGCAGTGGTGTTGGTTTTGTTGACAGAACAACTGGTCCAACTGGTAGCGATGAACACGAGTGGTATCAGGACTCGTACAACTCGTGGAGCTAA
- the LOC135167989 gene encoding heterogeneous nuclear ribonucleoprotein R isoform X10: MDLKDPEVMQIILKAMAEGNGELKMEEKQSKEEMEYVERTEDFAKLIQYGLDEKVAAKLDEIYKTGKLAHVDLDERALDALREFPVEGALSVLTQFLESNLEHVSNKSAYLCGVMKTYRQKSRAGQGTGTSTTPKAPDEDKIKMILERTGYPLDVTTGQRKYGGPPPGWEGPTPGNGCEVFCGKIPKDMYEDELIPLFEKCGKIWDLRLMMDPMSGTNRGYAFITFTNREAAQQAVRELDNYEIKPGKCLKVNISVPNLRLFVGNIPKSKGKEEILEEFGNLTAGLTEVIIYSSPDDKKKNRGFCFLEYESHKAASLAKRRLSTGRIKVWGCDIIVDWADPQEEPDEQTMAKVRVLYVRNLTQDCSEEKLKECFEQFGKIDRVKKIKDYAFVHFEDRDCAVKAMRELNGKEIGGSHIEVALAKPPFDKKKKEDMLRARERRMMQMLQGRGGGSPSHPSMIGGPMPVRGSGSQGPRGTGAGMRPPMGRGDFNYDYEYYGYGDYRGGYSDPYYDDYYRYEDYYFDYAPPPPPARGRGRQPQPAGRGRGLVARGRVVGGPQARGPVRGGRNPATSGARGAQRPAVRGGVRAKGSLPAGKRKFDGGHQNQGESKRRFQSSWGNQPLAQQPLGNTYGLASVNGGGGGGGGGSGSGIVGSGVGFVDRTTGPTGSDEHEWYQDSYNSWS; this comes from the exons CTATGGCAGAGGGAAATGGGGAACTTAAAATGGAAGAAAAGCAGTCGAAGGAGGAGATGGAGTACGTCGAGAGAACTGAGGATTTTGCTAAGTTGATTCAGTATGGACTCGATGAAAAAGTGGCTGCTAAATtagatgaaatttataaaactgGAAAATTGGCTCACGTTGATTTGGATGAGAGAGCCCTCGATGCCCTTAGAGAATTTCCTGTTGAGGGGGCACTTAGTGTTCTTACTCAATTTTTGGAGTCTAATCTTGAGCATGTTTCTAATAAATCGGCGTATCTCTGTGGTGTCATGAAGACTTACAGACAAAAAAGCAGGGCAGGACAGGGCACAGGCACCAGTACAACGCCCAAAGCACCAGATGAAGACAAAATTAAG ATGATACTTGAGAGAACTGGATACCCACTGGACGTAACAACTGGACAACGAAAATACGGTGGACCACCCCCAGGTTGGGAGGGCCCCACACCAGGGAATGGTTGtgag GTGTTCTGTGGAAAAATTCCTAAAGACATGTATGAAGACGAGCTGATCCCACTATTCGAGAAATGCGGAAAAATCTGGGATTTGAGGCTCATGATGGACCCCATGTCTGGCACCAACCGGGGATACGCTTTCATAACATTTACCAATCGAGAAGCGGCGCAACAAGCAGTGAGAGAG CTCGATAATTACGAAATAAAACCCGGCAAGTGTCTGAAAGTAAACATTAGCGTTCCTAATCTACGACTTTTCGTCGGGAACATACCAAAGTCAAAAGGCAAAGAGGAGATCTTGGAGGAATTCGGTAATTTAACAG cCGGCCTGACCGAGGTGATTATCTACAGCTCGCCGGATGACAAAAAGAAGAACCGAGGATTCTGCTTTCTCGAGTATGAATCCCATAAAGCAGCATCATTGGCGAAAAGAAGACTCAGCACAGGTCGTATCAAGGTCTGGGGCTGTGATATCATAGTTGACTGGGCTGATCCCCAGGAGGAACCTGATGAACAGACAATGGCTAAA GTTCGAGTTCTCTATGTAAGAAATTTGACTCAAGATTGCTCGGAGGAGAAACTGAAGGAGTGCTTCGAGCAGTTCGGCAAAATCGATAGGGTGAAGAAGATCAAGGATTATGCATTTGTACATTTTGAAGACAGAGACTGTGCAGTCAAG GCAATGCGTGAACTTAACGGCAAGGAGATTGGGGGATCACATATAGAAGTGGCTCTTGCAAAGCCCCCCTTcgacaagaagaagaaagaaGACATGCTCAGGGCTAGGGAACGAAGAATGATGCAAATGCTGCAAGGACGTGGCGG GGGCTCTCCGTCACATCCCAGCATGATTGGCGGACCCATGCCGGTCCGTGGATCTGGTAGCCAAGGTCCACGTGGTACTGGAGCGGGAATGAGACCACCCATGGGCCGCGGGGATTTCA ATTATGATTACGAGTATTACGGTTATGGGGATTATCGAGGTGGCTACAGTGATCCATATTATGATGACTATTATCGATACGAAGATTACTATTTCGATTATGCGCCGCCTCCGCCGCCTGCCAGAGGGAGAGGCAGGCAGCCTCAACCG GCTGGTCGTGGCCGTGGACTGGTGGCCCGTGGCCGAGTAGTCGGTGGCCCCCAAGCCCGTGGCCCAGTCAGGGGGGGACGCAACCCCGCAACATCAGGGGCCCGTGGGGCCCAGCGGCCAGCCGTTCGTGGGGGGGTCCGCGCCAAGGGAAGTTTACCAG CAGGTAAGCGAAAATTTGACGGGGGTCACCAGAACCAGGGGGAATCTAAACGTCGCTTCCAGAGCAGCTGGGGAAACCAGCCCCTCGCCCAACAACCGCTGGGCAATACGTACGGATTAGCGAGTGTTAACGGtggcggtggtggtggtggtggtggcagTGGTAGCGGTATCGTTGGCAGTGGTGTTGGTTTTGTTGACAGAACAACTGGTCCAACTGGTAGCGATGAACACGAGTGGTATCAGGACTCGTACAACTCGTGGAGCTAA
- the LOC135167989 gene encoding heterogeneous nuclear ribonucleoprotein R isoform X7: protein MAEGNGELKMEEKQSKEEMEYVERTEDFAKLIQYGLDEKVAAKLDEIYKTGKLAHVDLDERALDALREFPVEGALSVLTQFLESNLEHVSNKSAYLCGVMKTYRQKSRAGQGTGTSTTPKAPDEDKIKMILERTGYPLDVTTGQRKYGGPPPGWEGPTPGNGCEVFCGKIPKDMYEDELIPLFEKCGKIWDLRLMMDPMSGTNRGYAFITFTNREAAQQAVRELNDYEIRKGKKIGVTVSYNNHRLFVGNIPKNRDRDDLFEEFTKHAPGLTEVIIYSSPDDKKKNRGFCFLEYESHKAASLAKRRLSTGRIKVWGCDIIVDWADPQEEPDEQTMAKVRVLYVRNLTQDCSEEKLKECFEQFGKIDRVKKIKDYAFVHFEDRDCAVKAMRELNGKEIGGSHIEVALAKPPFDKKKKEDMLRARERRMMQMLQGRGGGSPSHPSMIGGPMPVRGSGSQGPRGTGAGMRPPMGRGDFTIKEIDYDYEYYGYGDYRGGYSDPYYDDYYRYEDYYFDYAPPPPPARGRGRQPQPAGRGRGLVARGRVVGGPQARGPVRGGRNPATSGARGAQRPAVRGGVRAKGSLPGEDAGKRKFDGGHQNQGESKRRFQSSWGNQPLAQQPLGNTYGLASVNGGGGGGGGGSGSGIVGSGVGFVDRTTGPTGSDEHEWYQDSYNSWS, encoded by the exons ATGGCAGAGGGAAATGGGGAACTTAAAATGGAAGAAAAGCAGTCGAAGGAGGAGATGGAGTACGTCGAGAGAACTGAGGATTTTGCTAAGTTGATTCAGTATGGACTCGATGAAAAAGTGGCTGCTAAATtagatgaaatttataaaactgGAAAATTGGCTCACGTTGATTTGGATGAGAGAGCCCTCGATGCCCTTAGAGAATTTCCTGTTGAGGGGGCACTTAGTGTTCTTACTCAATTTTTGGAGTCTAATCTTGAGCATGTTTCTAATAAATCGGCGTATCTCTGTGGTGTCATGAAGACTTACAGACAAAAAAGCAGGGCAGGACAGGGCACAGGCACCAGTACAACGCCCAAAGCACCAGATGAAGACAAAATTAAG ATGATACTTGAGAGAACTGGATACCCACTGGACGTAACAACTGGACAACGAAAATACGGTGGACCACCCCCAGGTTGGGAGGGCCCCACACCAGGGAATGGTTGtgag GTGTTCTGTGGAAAAATTCCTAAAGACATGTATGAAGACGAGCTGATCCCACTATTCGAGAAATGCGGAAAAATCTGGGATTTGAGGCTCATGATGGACCCCATGTCTGGCACCAACCGGGGATACGCTTTCATAACATTTACCAATCGAGAAGCGGCGCAACAAGCAGTGAGAGAG CTGAATGATTATGAGATTCGGAAAGGCAAAAAGATTGGTGTTACCGTATCTTATAACAATCACCGCTTGTTTGTGGGAAATATTCCAAAGAATCGAGACCGAGATGACTTGTTCGAAGAGTTTACAAAGCACGCAC cCGGCCTGACCGAGGTGATTATCTACAGCTCGCCGGATGACAAAAAGAAGAACCGAGGATTCTGCTTTCTCGAGTATGAATCCCATAAAGCAGCATCATTGGCGAAAAGAAGACTCAGCACAGGTCGTATCAAGGTCTGGGGCTGTGATATCATAGTTGACTGGGCTGATCCCCAGGAGGAACCTGATGAACAGACAATGGCTAAA GTTCGAGTTCTCTATGTAAGAAATTTGACTCAAGATTGCTCGGAGGAGAAACTGAAGGAGTGCTTCGAGCAGTTCGGCAAAATCGATAGGGTGAAGAAGATCAAGGATTATGCATTTGTACATTTTGAAGACAGAGACTGTGCAGTCAAG GCAATGCGTGAACTTAACGGCAAGGAGATTGGGGGATCACATATAGAAGTGGCTCTTGCAAAGCCCCCCTTcgacaagaagaagaaagaaGACATGCTCAGGGCTAGGGAACGAAGAATGATGCAAATGCTGCAAGGACGTGGCGG GGGCTCTCCGTCACATCCCAGCATGATTGGCGGACCCATGCCGGTCCGTGGATCTGGTAGCCAAGGTCCACGTGGTACTGGAGCGGGAATGAGACCACCCATGGGCCGCGGGGATTTCA CCATCAAGGAAATAG ATTATGATTACGAGTATTACGGTTATGGGGATTATCGAGGTGGCTACAGTGATCCATATTATGATGACTATTATCGATACGAAGATTACTATTTCGATTATGCGCCGCCTCCGCCGCCTGCCAGAGGGAGAGGCAGGCAGCCTCAACCG GCTGGTCGTGGCCGTGGACTGGTGGCCCGTGGCCGAGTAGTCGGTGGCCCCCAAGCCCGTGGCCCAGTCAGGGGGGGACGCAACCCCGCAACATCAGGGGCCCGTGGGGCCCAGCGGCCAGCCGTTCGTGGGGGGGTCCGCGCCAAGGGAAGTTTACCAGGTGAGGATG CAGGTAAGCGAAAATTTGACGGGGGTCACCAGAACCAGGGGGAATCTAAACGTCGCTTCCAGAGCAGCTGGGGAAACCAGCCCCTCGCCCAACAACCGCTGGGCAATACGTACGGATTAGCGAGTGTTAACGGtggcggtggtggtggtggtggtggcagTGGTAGCGGTATCGTTGGCAGTGGTGTTGGTTTTGTTGACAGAACAACTGGTCCAACTGGTAGCGATGAACACGAGTGGTATCAGGACTCGTACAACTCGTGGAGCTAA
- the LOC135167989 gene encoding heterogeneous nuclear ribonucleoprotein R isoform X2, protein MDLKDPEVMQIILKAMAEGNGELKMEEKQSKEEMEYVERTEDFAKLIQYGLDEKVAAKLDEIYKTGKLAHVDLDERALDALREFPVEGALSVLTQFLESNLEHVSNKSAYLCGVMKTYRQKSRAGQGTGTSTTPKAPDEDKIKMILERTGYPLDVTTGQRKYGGPPPGWEGPTPGNGCEVFCGKIPKDMYEDELIPLFEKCGKIWDLRLMMDPMSGTNRGYAFITFTNREAAQQAVRELDNYEIKPGKCLKVNISVPNLRLFVGNIPKSKGKEEILEEFGNLTAGLTEVIIYSSPDDKKKNRGFCFLEYESHKAASLAKRRLSTGRIKVWGCDIIVDWADPQEEPDEQTMAKVRVLYVRNLTQDCSEEKLKECFEQFGKIDRVKKIKDYAFVHFEDRDCAVKAMRELNGKEIGGSHIEVALAKPPFDKKKKEDMLRARERRMMQMLQGRGGGSPSHPSMIGGPMPVRGSGSQGPRGTGAGMRPPMGRGDFTIKEIDYDYEYYGYGDYRGGYSDPYYDDYYRYEDYYFDYAPPPPPARGRGRQPQPAGRGRGLVARGRVVGGPQARGPVRGGRNPATSGARGAQRPAVRGGVRAKGSLPGEDAGKRKFDGGHQNQGESKRRFQSSWGNQPLAQQPLGNTYGLASVNGGGGGGGGGSGSGIVGSGVGFVDRTTGPTGSDEHEWYQDSYNSWS, encoded by the exons CTATGGCAGAGGGAAATGGGGAACTTAAAATGGAAGAAAAGCAGTCGAAGGAGGAGATGGAGTACGTCGAGAGAACTGAGGATTTTGCTAAGTTGATTCAGTATGGACTCGATGAAAAAGTGGCTGCTAAATtagatgaaatttataaaactgGAAAATTGGCTCACGTTGATTTGGATGAGAGAGCCCTCGATGCCCTTAGAGAATTTCCTGTTGAGGGGGCACTTAGTGTTCTTACTCAATTTTTGGAGTCTAATCTTGAGCATGTTTCTAATAAATCGGCGTATCTCTGTGGTGTCATGAAGACTTACAGACAAAAAAGCAGGGCAGGACAGGGCACAGGCACCAGTACAACGCCCAAAGCACCAGATGAAGACAAAATTAAG ATGATACTTGAGAGAACTGGATACCCACTGGACGTAACAACTGGACAACGAAAATACGGTGGACCACCCCCAGGTTGGGAGGGCCCCACACCAGGGAATGGTTGtgag GTGTTCTGTGGAAAAATTCCTAAAGACATGTATGAAGACGAGCTGATCCCACTATTCGAGAAATGCGGAAAAATCTGGGATTTGAGGCTCATGATGGACCCCATGTCTGGCACCAACCGGGGATACGCTTTCATAACATTTACCAATCGAGAAGCGGCGCAACAAGCAGTGAGAGAG CTCGATAATTACGAAATAAAACCCGGCAAGTGTCTGAAAGTAAACATTAGCGTTCCTAATCTACGACTTTTCGTCGGGAACATACCAAAGTCAAAAGGCAAAGAGGAGATCTTGGAGGAATTCGGTAATTTAACAG cCGGCCTGACCGAGGTGATTATCTACAGCTCGCCGGATGACAAAAAGAAGAACCGAGGATTCTGCTTTCTCGAGTATGAATCCCATAAAGCAGCATCATTGGCGAAAAGAAGACTCAGCACAGGTCGTATCAAGGTCTGGGGCTGTGATATCATAGTTGACTGGGCTGATCCCCAGGAGGAACCTGATGAACAGACAATGGCTAAA GTTCGAGTTCTCTATGTAAGAAATTTGACTCAAGATTGCTCGGAGGAGAAACTGAAGGAGTGCTTCGAGCAGTTCGGCAAAATCGATAGGGTGAAGAAGATCAAGGATTATGCATTTGTACATTTTGAAGACAGAGACTGTGCAGTCAAG GCAATGCGTGAACTTAACGGCAAGGAGATTGGGGGATCACATATAGAAGTGGCTCTTGCAAAGCCCCCCTTcgacaagaagaagaaagaaGACATGCTCAGGGCTAGGGAACGAAGAATGATGCAAATGCTGCAAGGACGTGGCGG GGGCTCTCCGTCACATCCCAGCATGATTGGCGGACCCATGCCGGTCCGTGGATCTGGTAGCCAAGGTCCACGTGGTACTGGAGCGGGAATGAGACCACCCATGGGCCGCGGGGATTTCA CCATCAAGGAAATAG ATTATGATTACGAGTATTACGGTTATGGGGATTATCGAGGTGGCTACAGTGATCCATATTATGATGACTATTATCGATACGAAGATTACTATTTCGATTATGCGCCGCCTCCGCCGCCTGCCAGAGGGAGAGGCAGGCAGCCTCAACCG GCTGGTCGTGGCCGTGGACTGGTGGCCCGTGGCCGAGTAGTCGGTGGCCCCCAAGCCCGTGGCCCAGTCAGGGGGGGACGCAACCCCGCAACATCAGGGGCCCGTGGGGCCCAGCGGCCAGCCGTTCGTGGGGGGGTCCGCGCCAAGGGAAGTTTACCAGGTGAGGATG CAGGTAAGCGAAAATTTGACGGGGGTCACCAGAACCAGGGGGAATCTAAACGTCGCTTCCAGAGCAGCTGGGGAAACCAGCCCCTCGCCCAACAACCGCTGGGCAATACGTACGGATTAGCGAGTGTTAACGGtggcggtggtggtggtggtggtggcagTGGTAGCGGTATCGTTGGCAGTGGTGTTGGTTTTGTTGACAGAACAACTGGTCCAACTGGTAGCGATGAACACGAGTGGTATCAGGACTCGTACAACTCGTGGAGCTAA